A window from Solanum stenotomum isolate F172 chromosome 7, ASM1918654v1, whole genome shotgun sequence encodes these proteins:
- the LOC125870869 gene encoding two-component response regulator ARR1-like, which yields MLEDSGETGCNSKTSSNFGKNEDEVLEENASSKFKDGGSSSESTLEESEKIKPCVRPYVRSKMARLRWTPELHLRFVHAVERLGGQDRATPKLVLQMMNIKGLSIAHVKSHLQMFRSKKIDDQSQGIGHHHKLFMEGGDPNIFNMIQFPRFPAYHQRLNSTFRYGDASWNCHGNWMPSNTMGQRIPSFINERSTLQRNEIKDVMGSSIGSPSGELTRLFHIASKAQARAFVGNGITSPPNLERAITPLKRKVSSNDQVDLNLYLGVKPRNEVTPNLDDNDNDNGSSLSLSLSSPLSYSRATRFIEDANIDGKTENARRGASTLDLTL from the exons atgttgGAGGATAGTGGTGAGACTGGTTGCAATTCAAAGACAAGTTctaattttgggaaaaatgagGATGAAGTACTTGAGGAGAACGCTTCGAGCAAGTTTAAGGATGGAGGAAGCTCAAGTGAGAGTACACTTGAAGAGAGCGAAAAGATCAAGCCATGTGTGAGACCTTATGTTCGATCCAAGATGGCTAGACTCCGATGGACTCCTGAACTCCATCTTCGTTTTGTTCATGCTGTGGAAAGACTTGGTGGACAAGATC GAGCAACACCAAAGCTAGTTCTTCAAATGATGAACATCAAAGGACTTAGCATTGCTCATGTCAAGAGTCATTTGCAG atgtttagaagtaaGAAGATTGATGACCAAAGTCAAG GGATTGGACATCATCACAAGCTTTTTATGGAAGGTGGAGATCCAAATATATTCAACATGATCCAATTCCCTAGGTTCCCTGCTTACCATCAGAGGCTCAATTCAACTTTTAG GTATGGAGATGCTTCTTGGAATTGTCATGGTAATTGGATGCCTAGCAACACAATGGGGCAAAGGATTCCCTCTTTCATCAATGAAAGATCCACTTTACaaagaaatgaaattaaagatgTAATGGGATCATCTATAGGAAGCCCTAGTGGTGAGCTCACTAGGTTGTTTCACATAGCTTCAAAAGCTCAAGCAAGAGCCTTTGTTGGAAATGGAATTACTTCTCCACCAAACTTGGAAAGAGCCATAACTCCTTTGAAAAGGAAAGTTTCATCTAATGACCAAGTTGATTTGAATTTATATCTAGGGGTAAAGCCAAGGAATGAAGTGACACCAAATcttgatgataatgataatgataatgggAGTAgcttatcattatcattatcctcACCATTGTCATATTCAAGGGCTACAAGGTTTATAGAAGATGCTAATATTGATGGTAAAACAGAAAATGCAAGAAGAGGGGCAAGTACTCTGGATCTGACTCTATGA